The following coding sequences lie in one Ictalurus furcatus strain D&B chromosome 7, Billie_1.0, whole genome shotgun sequence genomic window:
- the smarcd3a gene encoding SWI/SNF-related matrix-associated actin-dependent regulator of chromatin subfamily D member 3 isoform X3, which translates to MTSGARMPHQGAPMGPPGPPYGGTPPIRPGMPNPTLDPNRKRPTTTPPVQASPVQNRPRKKPLGFQGANEVSARPLDLREAQSEPAIGSNAKRRKMADKILPQRIRELVPESQAYMDLLAFERKLDQTILRKRVDIQEALKRPMKQKRKLRLYISNTFNPAKPDSEDSEGSIASWELRVEGKLLDDPGKQKRKFSSFFKSLVIELDKDLYGPDNHLVEWHRTPTTQETDGFQVKRPGDVNVRCTLLLMLDYQPPQFKLDPRLARLLGIHTQTRSCIIQALWQYVKTNKLQDSHEKEYISCDKYFQQIFDCPRLKFSEIPQRLTNLLLPPDPIVINHVISVDPNDHKKTACYDIDVEVDDPLKTQMNGFLLSTANQQEIASLDNKIHETIESINQLKIQRDFMLSFSRDPKGYIQDWICSQNRDLKLMTDVVGNPEEERRAEFYNQPWSQEAVSRYFYCKIQQRRQELEQALAMRTT; encoded by the exons ATGACCTCAGGGGCCCGGATGCCCCATCAAGGTGCCCCTATGGGTCCACCTGGCCCCCCGTATGGCGGAACACCCCCGATTCGGCCGGGGATGCCCAACCCCACACTGGACCCAAATCGCAAACGGCCCACCACCACCCCACCGGTGCAAGCCTCGCCCGTCCAAAACCGGCCTAGAAA GAAACCACTGGGATTCCAAGGAGCCAATGAGGTTTCTGCAAGACCATTGGACTTGCGAGAGGCCCAGTCTGAGCCAGCAATTGGATCCAA TGCCAAGAGAAGGAAAATGGCAGACAAGATTCTCCCTCAGAGG ATCCGTGAGCTGGTGCCAGAGTCGCAGGCGTACATGGACCTTTTGGCTTTTGAGCGCAAACTGGACCAAACTATTTTGAGGAAGCGGGTGGATATTCAAGAGGCGCTTAAGAGACCGATGAAG CAAAAGCGGAAGCTCCGACTGTACATCTCCAACACGTTTAACCCTGCTAAGCCTGATTCAGAGGACTCGGAGGGCAGCATTGCATCCTGGGAGCTAAGAGTAGAAGGCAAGCTGCTAGATGAT CCTGGAAAACAAAAGAGgaaattttcttctttcttcaaaAGCTTGGTTATTGAGCTGGATAAGGACCTGTATGGCCCTGATAACCACTTAGTTGAG TGGCATCGCACTCCTACAACCCAGGAGACGGATGGCTTCCAGGTGAAGAGGCCTGGAGACGTGAATGTGAGGTGCACGCTGCTCCTCATGCTCGATTACCAG CCACCCCAATTTAAGCTGGACCCTCGGCTCGCTCGTCTTCTGGGCATCCACACACAGACCCGCTCCTGCATCATCCAGGCCCTGTGGCAGTATGTCAAGACTAACAAGCTGCAGGACTCCCATGAAAAGGAATACATTAGCTGTGACAAGTATTTCCAGCAG ATCTTCGACTGCCCGCGTCTGAAGTTTAGTGAGATTCCTCAGAGGCTTACTAATCTACTGCTGCCCCCTGACCCAATCGTGATCAACCATGTCATCAG TGTGGACCCCAATGACCACAAGAAGACAGCCTGTTATGACATCGATGTTGAGGTGGACGATCCTTTAAAGACCCAAATGAATGGTTTTCTGCTCTCGACGGCTAATCAGCAGGAGATAGCGTCACTAGACAACAAG ATCCATGAGACCATCGAGTCCATCAACCAGTTGAAGATCCAGAGAGATTTCATGCTCAGCTTCTCCAGAGATCCCAAGGGCTACATTCAGGATTGGATCTGTTCACAAAACCGAGACCTTAAG TTAATGACTGATGTGGTGGGAAACCCAGAGGAGGAAAGAAGAGCAGAGTTTTATAACCAGCCCTGGTCTCAAGAAGCTGTGAGTCGCTACTTTTACTGCAAG aTCCAACAACGAAGACAAGAGCTCGAACAGGCCTTGGCAATGCGCACCACTTAA
- the smarcd3a gene encoding SWI/SNF-related matrix-associated actin-dependent regulator of chromatin subfamily D member 3 isoform X4: MATEDSTGGARKATKSKLFEFLVHGVRPGMTSGARMPHQGAPMGPPGPPYGGTPPIRPGMPNPTLDPNRKRPTTTPPVQASPVQNRPRNAKRRKMADKILPQRIRELVPESQAYMDLLAFERKLDQTILRKRVDIQEALKRPMKQKRKLRLYISNTFNPAKPDSEDSEGSIASWELRVEGKLLDDPGKQKRKFSSFFKSLVIELDKDLYGPDNHLVEWHRTPTTQETDGFQVKRPGDVNVRCTLLLMLDYQPPQFKLDPRLARLLGIHTQTRSCIIQALWQYVKTNKLQDSHEKEYISCDKYFQQIFDCPRLKFSEIPQRLTNLLLPPDPIVINHVISVDPNDHKKTACYDIDVEVDDPLKTQMNGFLLSTANQQEIASLDNKIHETIESINQLKIQRDFMLSFSRDPKGYIQDWICSQNRDLKLMTDVVGNPEEERRAEFYNQPWSQEAVSRYFYCKIQQRRQELEQALAMRTT, translated from the exons ATGGCCACAGAGGATTCCACTGGCGGTGCTCGCAAAGCCACCAAGAGTAAACTGTTCGAGTTTCTCGTCCACGGAGTG CGTCCAGGTATGACCTCAGGGGCCCGGATGCCCCATCAAGGTGCCCCTATGGGTCCACCTGGCCCCCCGTATGGCGGAACACCCCCGATTCGGCCGGGGATGCCCAACCCCACACTGGACCCAAATCGCAAACGGCCCACCACCACCCCACCGGTGCAAGCCTCGCCCGTCCAAAACCGGCCTAGAAA TGCCAAGAGAAGGAAAATGGCAGACAAGATTCTCCCTCAGAGG ATCCGTGAGCTGGTGCCAGAGTCGCAGGCGTACATGGACCTTTTGGCTTTTGAGCGCAAACTGGACCAAACTATTTTGAGGAAGCGGGTGGATATTCAAGAGGCGCTTAAGAGACCGATGAAG CAAAAGCGGAAGCTCCGACTGTACATCTCCAACACGTTTAACCCTGCTAAGCCTGATTCAGAGGACTCGGAGGGCAGCATTGCATCCTGGGAGCTAAGAGTAGAAGGCAAGCTGCTAGATGAT CCTGGAAAACAAAAGAGgaaattttcttctttcttcaaaAGCTTGGTTATTGAGCTGGATAAGGACCTGTATGGCCCTGATAACCACTTAGTTGAG TGGCATCGCACTCCTACAACCCAGGAGACGGATGGCTTCCAGGTGAAGAGGCCTGGAGACGTGAATGTGAGGTGCACGCTGCTCCTCATGCTCGATTACCAG CCACCCCAATTTAAGCTGGACCCTCGGCTCGCTCGTCTTCTGGGCATCCACACACAGACCCGCTCCTGCATCATCCAGGCCCTGTGGCAGTATGTCAAGACTAACAAGCTGCAGGACTCCCATGAAAAGGAATACATTAGCTGTGACAAGTATTTCCAGCAG ATCTTCGACTGCCCGCGTCTGAAGTTTAGTGAGATTCCTCAGAGGCTTACTAATCTACTGCTGCCCCCTGACCCAATCGTGATCAACCATGTCATCAG TGTGGACCCCAATGACCACAAGAAGACAGCCTGTTATGACATCGATGTTGAGGTGGACGATCCTTTAAAGACCCAAATGAATGGTTTTCTGCTCTCGACGGCTAATCAGCAGGAGATAGCGTCACTAGACAACAAG ATCCATGAGACCATCGAGTCCATCAACCAGTTGAAGATCCAGAGAGATTTCATGCTCAGCTTCTCCAGAGATCCCAAGGGCTACATTCAGGATTGGATCTGTTCACAAAACCGAGACCTTAAG TTAATGACTGATGTGGTGGGAAACCCAGAGGAGGAAAGAAGAGCAGAGTTTTATAACCAGCCCTGGTCTCAAGAAGCTGTGAGTCGCTACTTTTACTGCAAG aTCCAACAACGAAGACAAGAGCTCGAACAGGCCTTGGCAATGCGCACCACTTAA
- the smarcd3a gene encoding SWI/SNF-related matrix-associated actin-dependent regulator of chromatin subfamily D member 3 isoform X1, with protein sequence MATEDSTGGARKATKSKLFEFLVHGVRPGMTSGARMPHQGAPMGPPGPPYGGTPPIRPGMPNPTLDPNRKRPTTTPPVQASPVQNRPRKKPLGFQGANEVSARPLDLREAQSEPAIGSNAKRRKMADKILPQRIRELVPESQAYMDLLAFERKLDQTILRKRVDIQEALKRPMKQKRKLRLYISNTFNPAKPDSEDSEGSIASWELRVEGKLLDDPGKQKRKFSSFFKSLVIELDKDLYGPDNHLVEWHRTPTTQETDGFQVKRPGDVNVRCTLLLMLDYQPPQFKLDPRLARLLGIHTQTRSCIIQALWQYVKTNKLQDSHEKEYISCDKYFQQIFDCPRLKFSEIPQRLTNLLLPPDPIVINHVISVDPNDHKKTACYDIDVEVDDPLKTQMNGFLLSTANQQEIASLDNKIHETIESINQLKIQRDFMLSFSRDPKGYIQDWICSQNRDLKLMTDVVGNPEEERRAEFYNQPWSQEAVSRYFYCKIQQRRQELEQALAMRTT encoded by the exons ATGGCCACAGAGGATTCCACTGGCGGTGCTCGCAAAGCCACCAAGAGTAAACTGTTCGAGTTTCTCGTCCACGGAGTG CGTCCAGGTATGACCTCAGGGGCCCGGATGCCCCATCAAGGTGCCCCTATGGGTCCACCTGGCCCCCCGTATGGCGGAACACCCCCGATTCGGCCGGGGATGCCCAACCCCACACTGGACCCAAATCGCAAACGGCCCACCACCACCCCACCGGTGCAAGCCTCGCCCGTCCAAAACCGGCCTAGAAA GAAACCACTGGGATTCCAAGGAGCCAATGAGGTTTCTGCAAGACCATTGGACTTGCGAGAGGCCCAGTCTGAGCCAGCAATTGGATCCAA TGCCAAGAGAAGGAAAATGGCAGACAAGATTCTCCCTCAGAGG ATCCGTGAGCTGGTGCCAGAGTCGCAGGCGTACATGGACCTTTTGGCTTTTGAGCGCAAACTGGACCAAACTATTTTGAGGAAGCGGGTGGATATTCAAGAGGCGCTTAAGAGACCGATGAAG CAAAAGCGGAAGCTCCGACTGTACATCTCCAACACGTTTAACCCTGCTAAGCCTGATTCAGAGGACTCGGAGGGCAGCATTGCATCCTGGGAGCTAAGAGTAGAAGGCAAGCTGCTAGATGAT CCTGGAAAACAAAAGAGgaaattttcttctttcttcaaaAGCTTGGTTATTGAGCTGGATAAGGACCTGTATGGCCCTGATAACCACTTAGTTGAG TGGCATCGCACTCCTACAACCCAGGAGACGGATGGCTTCCAGGTGAAGAGGCCTGGAGACGTGAATGTGAGGTGCACGCTGCTCCTCATGCTCGATTACCAG CCACCCCAATTTAAGCTGGACCCTCGGCTCGCTCGTCTTCTGGGCATCCACACACAGACCCGCTCCTGCATCATCCAGGCCCTGTGGCAGTATGTCAAGACTAACAAGCTGCAGGACTCCCATGAAAAGGAATACATTAGCTGTGACAAGTATTTCCAGCAG ATCTTCGACTGCCCGCGTCTGAAGTTTAGTGAGATTCCTCAGAGGCTTACTAATCTACTGCTGCCCCCTGACCCAATCGTGATCAACCATGTCATCAG TGTGGACCCCAATGACCACAAGAAGACAGCCTGTTATGACATCGATGTTGAGGTGGACGATCCTTTAAAGACCCAAATGAATGGTTTTCTGCTCTCGACGGCTAATCAGCAGGAGATAGCGTCACTAGACAACAAG ATCCATGAGACCATCGAGTCCATCAACCAGTTGAAGATCCAGAGAGATTTCATGCTCAGCTTCTCCAGAGATCCCAAGGGCTACATTCAGGATTGGATCTGTTCACAAAACCGAGACCTTAAG TTAATGACTGATGTGGTGGGAAACCCAGAGGAGGAAAGAAGAGCAGAGTTTTATAACCAGCCCTGGTCTCAAGAAGCTGTGAGTCGCTACTTTTACTGCAAG aTCCAACAACGAAGACAAGAGCTCGAACAGGCCTTGGCAATGCGCACCACTTAA
- the smarcd3a gene encoding SWI/SNF-related matrix-associated actin-dependent regulator of chromatin subfamily D member 3 isoform X2: MERKRPGMTSGARMPHQGAPMGPPGPPYGGTPPIRPGMPNPTLDPNRKRPTTTPPVQASPVQNRPRKKPLGFQGANEVSARPLDLREAQSEPAIGSNAKRRKMADKILPQRIRELVPESQAYMDLLAFERKLDQTILRKRVDIQEALKRPMKQKRKLRLYISNTFNPAKPDSEDSEGSIASWELRVEGKLLDDPGKQKRKFSSFFKSLVIELDKDLYGPDNHLVEWHRTPTTQETDGFQVKRPGDVNVRCTLLLMLDYQPPQFKLDPRLARLLGIHTQTRSCIIQALWQYVKTNKLQDSHEKEYISCDKYFQQIFDCPRLKFSEIPQRLTNLLLPPDPIVINHVISVDPNDHKKTACYDIDVEVDDPLKTQMNGFLLSTANQQEIASLDNKIHETIESINQLKIQRDFMLSFSRDPKGYIQDWICSQNRDLKLMTDVVGNPEEERRAEFYNQPWSQEAVSRYFYCKIQQRRQELEQALAMRTT; this comes from the exons ATGGAAAGAAAG CGTCCAGGTATGACCTCAGGGGCCCGGATGCCCCATCAAGGTGCCCCTATGGGTCCACCTGGCCCCCCGTATGGCGGAACACCCCCGATTCGGCCGGGGATGCCCAACCCCACACTGGACCCAAATCGCAAACGGCCCACCACCACCCCACCGGTGCAAGCCTCGCCCGTCCAAAACCGGCCTAGAAA GAAACCACTGGGATTCCAAGGAGCCAATGAGGTTTCTGCAAGACCATTGGACTTGCGAGAGGCCCAGTCTGAGCCAGCAATTGGATCCAA TGCCAAGAGAAGGAAAATGGCAGACAAGATTCTCCCTCAGAGG ATCCGTGAGCTGGTGCCAGAGTCGCAGGCGTACATGGACCTTTTGGCTTTTGAGCGCAAACTGGACCAAACTATTTTGAGGAAGCGGGTGGATATTCAAGAGGCGCTTAAGAGACCGATGAAG CAAAAGCGGAAGCTCCGACTGTACATCTCCAACACGTTTAACCCTGCTAAGCCTGATTCAGAGGACTCGGAGGGCAGCATTGCATCCTGGGAGCTAAGAGTAGAAGGCAAGCTGCTAGATGAT CCTGGAAAACAAAAGAGgaaattttcttctttcttcaaaAGCTTGGTTATTGAGCTGGATAAGGACCTGTATGGCCCTGATAACCACTTAGTTGAG TGGCATCGCACTCCTACAACCCAGGAGACGGATGGCTTCCAGGTGAAGAGGCCTGGAGACGTGAATGTGAGGTGCACGCTGCTCCTCATGCTCGATTACCAG CCACCCCAATTTAAGCTGGACCCTCGGCTCGCTCGTCTTCTGGGCATCCACACACAGACCCGCTCCTGCATCATCCAGGCCCTGTGGCAGTATGTCAAGACTAACAAGCTGCAGGACTCCCATGAAAAGGAATACATTAGCTGTGACAAGTATTTCCAGCAG ATCTTCGACTGCCCGCGTCTGAAGTTTAGTGAGATTCCTCAGAGGCTTACTAATCTACTGCTGCCCCCTGACCCAATCGTGATCAACCATGTCATCAG TGTGGACCCCAATGACCACAAGAAGACAGCCTGTTATGACATCGATGTTGAGGTGGACGATCCTTTAAAGACCCAAATGAATGGTTTTCTGCTCTCGACGGCTAATCAGCAGGAGATAGCGTCACTAGACAACAAG ATCCATGAGACCATCGAGTCCATCAACCAGTTGAAGATCCAGAGAGATTTCATGCTCAGCTTCTCCAGAGATCCCAAGGGCTACATTCAGGATTGGATCTGTTCACAAAACCGAGACCTTAAG TTAATGACTGATGTGGTGGGAAACCCAGAGGAGGAAAGAAGAGCAGAGTTTTATAACCAGCCCTGGTCTCAAGAAGCTGTGAGTCGCTACTTTTACTGCAAG aTCCAACAACGAAGACAAGAGCTCGAACAGGCCTTGGCAATGCGCACCACTTAA